Proteins from a single region of Stutzerimonas stutzeri:
- the gspI gene encoding type II secretion system minor pseudopilin GspI, with translation MSRRLARAGRGFTLLEVLVALAIFASVSAVVLTAAGRSLTNAGRLEELTLAGWIADNRISELQLQQIPPSIGRETQELDYGSRKWQTLSEIEASADPGLLRVTVWVALQTPRGRSGSVSERAVTSLTGFIAVGPGVARQ, from the coding sequence ATGAGCAGACGCCTGGCCAGGGCCGGCCGTGGCTTCACCCTGCTCGAAGTGCTGGTGGCACTGGCGATCTTCGCCAGCGTGTCGGCCGTGGTGCTCACCGCTGCCGGCCGCAGCCTTACCAATGCTGGGCGGCTGGAGGAACTGACTCTGGCCGGCTGGATCGCCGACAACCGCATCAGCGAACTGCAGTTGCAGCAGATTCCTCCCTCCATTGGCCGTGAGACCCAGGAGTTGGATTACGGCAGCCGCAAGTGGCAAACGCTCAGCGAAATCGAGGCCAGCGCCGACCCTGGCCTGCTCCGCGTCACCGTCTGGGTCGCGCTGCAGACGCCGCGCGGGCGCAGCGGTTCGGTGTCTGAGCGAGCGGTGACCAGCCTCACCGGCTTCATTGCGGTCGGCCCGGGAGTGGCGCGCCAATGA
- the gspJ gene encoding type II secretion system minor pseudopilin GspJ: MNARPRDCAGFTLLELLIAIALFALLGLGTYRMLEAVLQSDEAVRAQELQLRELSRAVWAFERDLQQVIGRPIRDGFGDERNAFIGQLGGEDGAPVLELTRAGWRNPTGLRRANLQRVRWRLAGQNLERVYWVVLDRDVDSEPRVQRVLENVQGLQLRYLDEEAVWHEEWPPFDFGRGSPEDAAERLPVGLELSLEHARYGRITRVLRLPDAAAQAAQQALPGAEGVPEPFEGEMPQ; the protein is encoded by the coding sequence ATGAACGCTCGCCCGCGCGACTGCGCCGGTTTCACCCTGCTCGAACTGCTGATTGCCATCGCCCTGTTCGCGCTGCTTGGCCTCGGCACTTACCGCATGCTCGAAGCGGTGCTGCAGAGCGATGAGGCTGTGCGCGCCCAGGAGCTGCAGTTGCGCGAACTGAGCCGTGCGGTGTGGGCCTTCGAACGCGACCTGCAACAGGTGATCGGACGCCCGATACGCGATGGCTTCGGTGACGAGCGCAACGCATTTATCGGCCAGCTGGGTGGCGAGGATGGCGCGCCGGTGCTGGAGCTGACCCGCGCCGGCTGGCGCAATCCCACCGGCTTGCGGCGCGCCAATCTGCAGCGGGTGCGCTGGCGCCTGGCCGGGCAGAATTTGGAGCGCGTCTATTGGGTCGTACTGGACCGCGACGTCGACAGCGAGCCGCGCGTGCAGCGGGTGCTGGAGAACGTGCAGGGCCTGCAGTTGCGCTATCTGGACGAGGAGGCCGTGTGGCACGAGGAGTGGCCACCGTTCGACTTCGGTCGCGGCAGCCCGGAGGACGCAGCCGAGCGCCTGCCGGTCGGGCTCGAACTGAGTCTGGAACACGCGCGCTATGGGCGCATTACGCGTGTGCTGCGACTGCCTGATGCGGCAGCGCAGGCCGCGCAGCAAGCACTGCCCGGCGCTGAGGGTGTACCCGAGCCGTTCGAAGGGGAGATGCCGCAGTGA
- the gspH gene encoding type II secretion system minor pseudopilin GspH: MRQRARAFTLIELLVVIVLLGILVSVAVLSVGGSSGSRELRDEARRLAALIGVLSDEAVLDSREYGLLVNSEGYRVLRYDEVATRWLEVERRKLHKVPEWMRLDLELDGTPLELVAPTQRQDDRAGLSRDSERTARRAPRLEPQLLILSSGELSPFSLRLSERQQRGGGWLVTSDGFRLPEAKVIEDRR; encoded by the coding sequence ATGCGGCAGCGCGCCCGCGCTTTCACGCTGATCGAACTGCTGGTGGTGATCGTCCTGCTGGGCATTCTGGTCAGCGTGGCGGTGCTCAGCGTTGGCGGCTCGAGTGGCTCGCGCGAGCTGCGCGACGAGGCACGGCGACTGGCTGCGCTGATCGGCGTGCTCAGCGACGAGGCGGTGCTCGACAGCCGCGAATACGGCCTGCTGGTCAACAGCGAGGGTTATCGCGTGCTGCGCTACGATGAAGTAGCAACGCGCTGGCTGGAAGTCGAGCGGCGCAAGTTGCACAAGGTGCCGGAATGGATGCGCCTGGATCTGGAGCTGGACGGTACGCCGCTGGAACTGGTGGCCCCTACCCAGCGCCAGGACGACCGCGCCGGGCTGTCCCGAGACAGCGAGCGAACGGCACGCCGCGCACCACGGCTGGAGCCGCAGTTGCTGATCCTTTCCAGTGGCGAGCTTTCGCCGTTCAGCCTGCGCCTGTCCGAACGCCAGCAGCGCGGCGGTGGCTGGCTGGTCACCAGTGACGGCTTCCGTCTGCCTGAGGCGAAAGTCATCGAGGACAGGCGATGA
- the gspG gene encoding type II secretion system major pseudopilin GspG has protein sequence MKLQRRTQGGFTLIEIMVVVVILGILAALVVPQVMSRPDQAKVTVAKGDIKAIAAALDMYKLDNFAYPSTQQGLDALVKKPSGNPQPKNWNRDGYLKRLPKDPWGNDYQYLSPGTQGQFDLYSFGADGKPGGSDLNADIGNWDL, from the coding sequence ATGAAGTTGCAACGACGTACGCAAGGGGGCTTCACCCTCATCGAAATCATGGTGGTGGTGGTCATCCTCGGCATCCTCGCCGCGCTGGTGGTGCCGCAGGTGATGAGCCGGCCGGACCAGGCCAAGGTTACCGTGGCCAAGGGCGACATCAAGGCCATAGCCGCCGCGCTGGACATGTACAAGCTGGATAATTTTGCCTACCCGAGCACCCAGCAGGGGCTGGATGCACTGGTGAAGAAGCCTTCCGGCAACCCGCAGCCGAAGAACTGGAACCGCGATGGCTATCTCAAGCGTCTGCCCAAGGACCCATGGGGCAACGACTACCAGTACCTCTCGCCGGGCACCCAGGGCCAGTTCGACCTCTACTCCTTTGGTGCCGACGGCAAGCCCGGAGGCAGCGACCTCAATGCCGACATCGGTAACTGGGACCTCTAA
- the gspE gene encoding type II secretion system ATPase GspE produces MPELDVNEVTTLLEQPAQRRLPFAFARRHGVILLERGGEMRLGLREGAALTAVQEAQRVVGMRLAMQWLPQADFDQALGAAYQHDSSAAMLMVEGLGNDLDLASLADQIQETEDLLEQEDDAPIIRLINAILGEAINENASDIHIETFEKRLVIRFRVDGILREVVQPKRELAALLVSRIKVMAKLDIAEKRIPQDGRISLRVGGREVDIRVSTLPSANGERVVLRLLDKQAGRLTLRHLGMNEQDRDHLEQAVKKPHGIILVTGPTGSGKTTTLYAALTTLNDRTRNILTVEDPIEYHLEGIGQTQVNTKVDMTFARGLRAILRQDPDVVMVGEIRDQETADMAVQASLTGHLVLSTLHTNSAIGAVTRLVDMGVEPFLISSSLLGVLAQRLVRVLCNDCKRAYIADAAECELLGVSPAEAPTLYHAEGCEQCRGLGYRGRTGIYELVLFDDTLRTMVHTRASEQDMLRHARVLGPSIRDDGLRKVREGVTTIEEVLRVTREE; encoded by the coding sequence GCGCGAGGGCGCCGCGCTGACGGCGGTGCAGGAGGCGCAGCGGGTGGTCGGCATGCGCCTGGCGATGCAGTGGCTGCCGCAGGCGGATTTCGATCAGGCGCTAGGTGCGGCCTATCAGCACGACTCTTCCGCGGCGATGTTGATGGTCGAGGGGCTGGGCAACGATCTGGACCTGGCCAGCCTGGCCGATCAGATCCAGGAAACCGAGGACCTGCTGGAGCAGGAGGACGACGCGCCGATCATTCGCCTGATCAACGCCATCCTCGGCGAGGCGATCAACGAGAACGCCTCGGATATCCATATCGAAACCTTCGAGAAGCGCCTGGTGATCCGCTTTCGCGTCGACGGCATCCTCCGTGAAGTAGTGCAGCCCAAGCGCGAGCTGGCGGCATTGCTGGTGTCGCGGATCAAGGTCATGGCCAAGCTGGACATCGCCGAGAAGCGCATCCCGCAGGACGGGCGTATCTCGCTGCGGGTTGGCGGTCGGGAAGTCGACATCCGCGTCTCCACGCTGCCCTCGGCCAATGGCGAGCGGGTGGTGTTGCGTCTGCTCGACAAGCAGGCCGGGCGCCTGACCTTGCGTCATCTGGGCATGAACGAGCAGGACCGCGACCACCTGGAGCAGGCGGTGAAGAAACCGCACGGGATCATTCTGGTCACCGGCCCCACCGGGTCGGGTAAGACCACCACGCTCTACGCCGCGCTGACCACCCTCAACGACCGCACCCGCAACATCCTCACCGTCGAGGACCCCATCGAGTACCACCTTGAAGGCATTGGCCAGACCCAGGTCAACACCAAGGTCGACATGACCTTCGCCCGCGGGTTGCGCGCCATCCTGCGTCAGGACCCGGACGTGGTGATGGTCGGCGAGATCCGCGATCAGGAAACCGCCGATATGGCGGTGCAGGCCTCGCTGACCGGCCACCTGGTGCTTTCCACGCTGCACACCAACAGCGCCATCGGCGCCGTCACGCGCCTGGTGGACATGGGCGTCGAACCGTTTCTGATTTCCTCGTCGCTGCTTGGCGTGCTGGCCCAGCGCCTCGTGCGGGTGTTGTGCAATGACTGCAAACGCGCCTACATCGCCGATGCCGCCGAGTGCGAGCTGCTCGGCGTCAGCCCAGCCGAGGCGCCGACGCTGTACCACGCCGAAGGCTGCGAGCAATGCCGTGGCCTCGGTTACCGCGGGCGTACCGGCATCTATGAGCTGGTGCTGTTCGACGACACCCTGCGCACCATGGTGCACACCCGTGCCAGCGAGCAGGACATGCTGCGTCACGCCCGGGTGCTGGGCCCCAGCATCCGCGACGACGGCCTGCGCAAGGTGCGCGAAGGCGTGACCACCATTGAGGAAGTGCTACGGGTGACGCGTGAGGAGTGA
- the xcpS gene encoding GspF family T2SS innner membrane protein variant XcpS, with protein MAAFEYLALDPRGREQKGLIEADSPRQARQLLREKQWAPLEVKQAKSKEDVSRGGFSFGRGLSARDLALVTRQLATLVQAALPIEEALRAAAAQSTSAKIKSMLLAVRARVMEGHSMAAALREYPSAFPELYRATVAAGEHAGHLGLVLDQLADYTDQRQQSRQKIQLALLYPVILMVASLAIVVLLLGYVVPDVVKVFVNTGQELPALTRGLIATSDVVKNWGWLIVLGIIAALMAMRAALRDPALRLRWHAFILRIPLIGRLSRATNTARFASTLAILTKSGVPLVEALSIAAAVIANLRIRERVVEAAQKVREGSSLTRALDATGEFPPMMLHMIASGEKSGELDQMLARTARNQENDLAAQVSLLVGLFEPFMLVFMGAVVLVIVLAILMPILSLNQLVG; from the coding sequence ATGGCTGCCTTCGAATACCTTGCCCTCGACCCGCGTGGCCGCGAGCAGAAGGGGCTGATCGAAGCCGACAGCCCGCGTCAGGCGCGGCAGTTGCTGCGCGAGAAACAGTGGGCGCCGCTGGAGGTGAAGCAGGCCAAGTCCAAGGAAGACGTCAGTCGCGGCGGTTTCAGCTTCGGCCGCGGCCTGTCGGCGCGGGATCTGGCGTTGGTCACCCGGCAGCTGGCGACACTGGTTCAGGCCGCGCTGCCGATCGAGGAGGCCCTGCGTGCAGCAGCGGCGCAGTCCACCTCGGCGAAGATCAAGTCGATGCTGCTGGCCGTGCGTGCGCGAGTGATGGAAGGCCACAGCATGGCCGCGGCGCTGCGCGAATATCCGTCGGCCTTTCCCGAACTCTACCGCGCCACCGTGGCGGCCGGCGAACATGCCGGCCATCTCGGGCTGGTGCTCGACCAGCTGGCCGACTACACCGACCAGCGTCAGCAATCGCGGCAGAAGATCCAGCTGGCGCTGCTCTATCCGGTGATCCTGATGGTCGCCTCGCTGGCCATCGTCGTGCTGCTGCTCGGCTACGTGGTGCCGGACGTGGTCAAGGTGTTCGTCAACACCGGGCAGGAACTGCCGGCGCTGACCCGCGGGCTGATCGCCACCAGCGACGTGGTGAAGAACTGGGGCTGGCTGATCGTGCTCGGCATCATCGCCGCCTTGATGGCCATGCGTGCGGCATTGCGCGACCCGGCGCTGCGCCTGCGCTGGCATGCGTTCATTCTGCGGATACCGCTGATTGGTCGGCTGAGCCGGGCGACCAATACCGCGCGCTTCGCTTCTACCCTGGCGATCCTCACCAAGAGCGGCGTGCCGCTGGTGGAGGCGCTGTCCATCGCTGCCGCGGTGATCGCCAACCTGCGCATCCGTGAGCGGGTGGTGGAGGCGGCGCAGAAGGTGCGCGAGGGCAGCAGCCTGACCCGCGCGCTGGACGCCACCGGCGAATTCCCGCCGATGATGCTGCACATGATCGCCAGCGGCGAGAAATCCGGTGAACTGGATCAGATGCTGGCGCGAACCGCTCGCAATCAGGAGAACGACCTCGCCGCCCAGGTGTCTTTGCTGGTCGGCCTGTTCGAACCGTTCATGCTGGTGTTCATGGGGGCTGTGGTGCTGGTCATCGTGCTGGCGATCCTGATGCCGATCCTCTCTCTCAACCAACTGGTGGGGTAA
- the gspK gene encoding type II secretion system minor pseudopilin GspK produces MRRERGVALITVLLVVAIVTVVSAAMVARQQLSIRASSNQLQARQAWHYALGGEALAQAMLARDLRSAAGGEPGASGEAAAVDHLLEPWAQPLPAFEIDQGEILVRIEDLAGRFNLNDLLRDQQPNPAAVEQFRRLLLRLQISAPYAERLLDWLDPDQQPSGEYGAEDNAYLALDPPYRNAGRRLHDLSELRLLLDMREEDFQRLAPYVAALPPNVPLNVNTASPMVLSSLSDNLSLGAAESLVELRRVAPFRNSAAFLAQPAMAGTTLQGTALAVGSQFFQATSEVRLGDRRLALVSLLQREQDGSVRVLARNLGQPARLARSSDGER; encoded by the coding sequence GTGAGGCGTGAGCGCGGAGTGGCCTTGATTACCGTGCTGCTGGTGGTGGCCATCGTCACCGTGGTCAGCGCGGCGATGGTGGCGCGCCAGCAGCTCAGCATCCGTGCCAGCAGCAACCAGCTGCAGGCGCGCCAGGCCTGGCACTACGCCCTGGGCGGTGAGGCGCTGGCGCAGGCCATGCTGGCCCGTGACCTGCGGTCCGCCGCCGGTGGCGAGCCGGGCGCCAGTGGTGAGGCAGCGGCCGTCGATCATCTGCTCGAGCCCTGGGCGCAGCCGCTGCCAGCGTTCGAGATCGATCAGGGCGAAATCCTGGTACGCATCGAAGATCTGGCCGGGCGCTTCAACCTCAATGACCTGCTGCGTGATCAACAGCCTAACCCCGCAGCGGTCGAGCAGTTCCGCCGCCTGCTGCTGCGCCTGCAGATCAGCGCGCCCTACGCTGAACGCCTGCTGGACTGGCTCGACCCGGACCAGCAACCGAGCGGCGAATATGGCGCCGAAGACAACGCCTATCTCGCGCTCGATCCGCCATATCGCAACGCCGGACGCCGGCTGCATGACTTGTCCGAACTGCGCCTGCTGCTGGACATGCGCGAAGAGGACTTCCAGCGCCTGGCACCCTATGTCGCCGCGCTGCCGCCCAACGTGCCGCTTAACGTCAACACGGCAAGCCCGATGGTGCTCTCCAGCCTGAGCGACAACCTCAGCCTCGGCGCTGCCGAGTCGCTGGTCGAGCTGCGCCGCGTCGCACCGTTTCGCAACAGCGCAGCGTTTCTCGCGCAGCCGGCTATGGCCGGGACTACGTTGCAGGGCACTGCGCTGGCGGTTGGCAGTCAATTCTTTCAGGCCACCAGCGAAGTGCGCCTGGGCGATCGCCGGCTGGCGCTGGTCAGCCTGTTGCAACGCGAGCAGGACGGCAGCGTGCGCGTGCTCGCGCGAAATCTTGGCCAGCCTGCCCGGTTGGCTCGCTCATCCGATGGAGAACGCTAG